In the genome of Halapricum salinum, one region contains:
- a CDS encoding DUF2298 domain-containing protein, with protein sequence MEYGLVALWLLTYLVLLYVGMPLAHALLPDLDDLGAGVALPLALALVWLVVFFLGRVSITLALWVGLLVLGALAATLWYRGYDIDHAAYVRVALVFSVAFCFLIAVRAVDPAAMPLAGEKFLDMSLLQSSLRGTTVPPEDAWFAGESVRYYYGGHLLASLLARITGTEGRFAYNLALAGYYAMLVTAAYGLARSIAAHRGFSAHRAGLASAFFVGVASNLQTSFRFGGAILEHAAGEFGLLGAPLGYLAAGWNWVAGLFFPLPRDRGIASSISEFSYWSASRVIDNAITEFPLFAWLNGDLHAHMMSTPFLLVVATILLQVFVAGTGRSRTRTLGTLFGVLPALGAVVAVVNTWSFPAVGGLVVLTLALGPTNPLALLRGERATDRTIDSWLEREGKRLGVAVVVGVIVLAIAWVLSSPYWLFESSSANTSPGAFPGRSTLAELLLTHGAFLLLYGLYLYRHSHYRLPEAVTVAVAATTLVAVTTVLTVPAVGLFLPILLGGWILLRRSGPVSVFGRTVIPWRTDEDGESPPQPGFETVLLVALTGLIVLVEFVYVVEPGAGGRFNTVFKVYMQVWILAGVAAGVILVRLLEERQSALDLSGDLGRRALAALGVALMVAVSLYGMLALTVHFGLTGDIAGSPSIDALAAIPAWSALAGFVLVLAIVWSLATIALDRLAERRAVIDESQRVGLTLAVGLLVVGAGLYGSFGIAVAYTPEEPVDTFSTDTERIADPTLDALAFVERDHNVEAAAVYWLDSEVEGQPNMLSDPGPQYRWYNGPASLTGVPTVLGKLPERAYRGPDVYEQRLRDVRAMFTGEPAEQRRLLAKYDVELIYVGPNERSEYRPITVDRLSVVSVEKEWPLVTIYRVDQGALDE encoded by the coding sequence ATGGAATACGGGCTGGTGGCCCTCTGGCTGCTTACGTACCTGGTGCTGCTCTACGTCGGGATGCCACTCGCCCACGCGCTGCTTCCGGACCTCGACGACCTGGGAGCCGGGGTCGCCCTCCCGCTCGCACTCGCGCTCGTCTGGCTCGTCGTCTTCTTCCTCGGTCGGGTCTCGATCACACTCGCGCTCTGGGTCGGCCTCCTCGTTCTGGGCGCTCTCGCGGCAACGCTGTGGTATCGCGGGTACGACATCGACCACGCGGCCTACGTCCGCGTCGCACTGGTGTTCAGTGTGGCGTTCTGCTTTCTCATCGCGGTCCGAGCCGTCGATCCCGCCGCGATGCCACTCGCCGGCGAGAAGTTCCTCGACATGAGCCTGCTGCAGTCCTCGCTTCGCGGAACCACCGTCCCGCCCGAGGACGCATGGTTCGCGGGCGAGAGCGTCCGCTACTACTACGGCGGCCACCTGCTGGCGTCGCTGCTCGCCCGGATCACGGGCACAGAAGGGCGCTTCGCATACAACCTCGCGCTGGCGGGCTACTACGCCATGCTCGTCACCGCGGCCTACGGTCTCGCGAGATCGATCGCGGCCCACCGCGGCTTCTCGGCCCACCGCGCCGGTCTCGCCAGCGCGTTCTTCGTCGGCGTCGCCAGCAACCTCCAGACGTCGTTCCGCTTCGGCGGAGCCATCCTCGAACACGCCGCGGGAGAATTTGGCCTACTCGGTGCGCCGCTCGGCTATCTGGCGGCGGGCTGGAACTGGGTCGCGGGGCTCTTCTTCCCGCTCCCGCGCGACCGGGGAATCGCGAGTTCGATCTCGGAATTTAGCTACTGGTCGGCCAGTCGCGTCATCGACAACGCGATCACCGAGTTCCCCCTCTTTGCGTGGCTCAACGGCGATCTGCACGCCCACATGATGAGTACGCCCTTCCTGCTGGTCGTCGCGACGATCCTCCTGCAGGTGTTCGTCGCCGGGACGGGTCGCTCACGAACGCGTACACTGGGCACGCTGTTCGGTGTCCTCCCGGCGCTGGGGGCCGTCGTCGCCGTCGTCAACACGTGGTCGTTCCCGGCCGTCGGCGGGCTGGTCGTGTTGACGCTGGCGCTCGGTCCCACGAACCCACTGGCACTGCTTCGAGGAGAGAGAGCGACCGACCGAACGATCGACTCGTGGCTCGAACGCGAAGGCAAGCGACTCGGCGTCGCCGTCGTCGTCGGCGTGATCGTCCTCGCGATCGCGTGGGTGCTGTCCTCGCCGTACTGGCTGTTCGAATCCAGCAGCGCGAACACCTCTCCGGGCGCGTTCCCGGGCCGGAGCACACTCGCCGAGTTGCTCCTCACTCACGGGGCGTTCCTCCTGCTGTACGGTCTGTACCTCTATCGCCACAGTCACTACAGACTGCCCGAAGCAGTCACCGTCGCCGTAGCAGCGACGACGCTCGTGGCCGTGACGACTGTGCTCACTGTGCCCGCAGTCGGGTTGTTCCTCCCGATACTCCTGGGCGGATGGATACTGCTGCGTCGCTCCGGCCCCGTCTCCGTGTTCGGTCGAACGGTGATCCCGTGGCGCACTGACGAGGACGGTGAGAGCCCACCACAGCCGGGGTTCGAGACGGTGCTGCTGGTCGCGCTCACCGGACTGATCGTCCTCGTGGAGTTCGTCTACGTGGTCGAGCCGGGCGCAGGCGGCCGGTTCAACACCGTCTTCAAGGTCTACATGCAGGTGTGGATCCTCGCGGGCGTCGCTGCGGGCGTGATACTGGTCCGACTCCTGGAAGAACGCCAATCCGCACTCGATCTCTCGGGCGACCTCGGCAGGCGGGCACTCGCTGCCCTCGGAGTCGCGTTGATGGTCGCCGTCTCGCTCTATGGGATGCTCGCACTCACAGTCCACTTCGGTCTGACCGGCGACATCGCCGGGTCGCCCTCGATCGACGCACTCGCGGCGATTCCAGCGTGGTCGGCACTCGCGGGATTCGTACTCGTTCTCGCGATCGTCTGGAGTCTCGCGACGATCGCGCTCGACCGTCTTGCTGAACGACGAGCAGTGATCGACGAGAGCCAGCGCGTGGGGCTGACGCTGGCGGTCGGGCTGCTCGTCGTCGGCGCGGGACTGTACGGCTCGTTCGGGATCGCCGTGGCGTACACACCCGAAGAGCCGGTGGATACGTTCAGTACCGATACCGAGCGGATCGCCGATCCGACGCTGGACGCGCTGGCGTTCGTCGAGCGTGATCACAACGTGGAGGCGGCGGCAGTCTACTGGCTCGACAGCGAGGTCGAGGGCCAGCCGAACATGCTCAGCGATCCGGGCCCACAGTACCGCTGGTACAACGGGCCAGCGAGTCTCACTGGGGTGCCGACAGTTCTGGGCAAGCTGCCGGAACGGGCCTACCGCGGTCCTGACGTGTACGAGCAGCGGCTCAGAGACGTGCGGGCGATGTTCACTGGCGAGCCAGCCGAGCAGCGACGATTGCTGGCGAAATACGACGTGGAGTTGATCTACGTCGGACCGAACGAACGGTCGGAGTATCGACCGATAACGGTCGATCGTCTGTCGGTCGTCTCGGTCGAGAAGGAGTGGCCGCTGGTGACGATCTACCGCGTCGACCAGGGCGCACTCGACGAGTAA
- the hpt gene encoding hypoxanthine/guanine phosphoribosyltransferase, translating into MDRLRQSLLDAPIIEKDGYHYFVHPISDGVPMLEPELLREIVIKIIRKAELEDVDKIVTPAAMGIHLSTAVSLMTDIPLVVIRKRQYGLEGEVSLQQVTGYSESEMYVNDVYDGDRVLVLDDVLSTGGTLAAITGALEEVGAEIVDTVAVIKKVGGENKLDDTDYAVKTLINVDVVDGEVVVVDEHGDG; encoded by the coding sequence ATGGACCGCCTCAGACAGTCGTTGCTCGACGCCCCGATCATCGAGAAGGACGGCTACCACTACTTCGTCCACCCGATCAGCGACGGCGTCCCCATGCTCGAACCGGAACTACTCCGAGAGATCGTCATCAAGATCATCCGCAAAGCCGAACTCGAAGACGTCGACAAGATCGTCACCCCAGCCGCGATGGGGATTCACCTCTCGACGGCCGTCTCACTGATGACCGACATCCCCCTCGTCGTCATCCGCAAGCGTCAGTACGGCCTGGAGGGGGAAGTCTCCCTCCAGCAGGTCACGGGCTACTCCGAGAGCGAGATGTACGTCAACGACGTCTACGATGGCGACCGCGTGCTCGTACTCGACGACGTCCTCTCGACCGGCGGGACGCTCGCAGCGATCACGGGCGCGCTCGAAGAAGTCGGTGCCGAGATCGTCGACACCGTCGCCGTCATCAAGAAAGTCGGCGGCGAGAACAAACTCGACGACACCGACTACGCCGTCAAGACGCTCATCAACGTCGACGTGGTCGACGGCGAGGTCGTCGTCGTCGACGAACACGGCGACGGGTAG
- a CDS encoding DUF5779 family protein, which produces MGEFDLDLQAVEDKLDGTDGGDARIVLDILDGTTDDEEWLELIDQGAVLVLNVEGDVNELAAGFAREIRDMEGELVHFRGFLIVAPPGVMVDTDRLN; this is translated from the coding sequence ATGGGCGAGTTCGACCTCGATCTGCAGGCCGTCGAGGACAAGCTAGACGGGACCGACGGCGGGGACGCACGCATCGTACTCGACATCCTCGATGGGACCACCGACGACGAGGAGTGGCTCGAACTGATCGACCAGGGCGCGGTGCTGGTGCTCAACGTCGAGGGCGATGTCAACGAACTCGCGGCCGGGTTCGCCCGCGAGATTCGGGATATGGAGGGTGAGTTGGTCCACTTTCGTGGCTTTCTGATCGTCGCCCCACCCGGCGTGATGGTCGACACCGACCGGCTCAATTAG
- a CDS encoding VOC family protein, producing the protein MLGSCGWVALEAKHREPVVDFYRTDLDLPVVRRTETETVLDAGDTELVIRRPGAVPRGGVHTHYAFSIPSGEYETWWNRLDSTFELVEAVFGDARSLYLDDPADNCVELGQRDIAGPGIDGIFELVLEVADLERATGFYTDLGFEVVDRGDERRRIRLTTGELDLELWEPQLGIADGRGGVHVDWGLRTDDPGRVIDRVRERTRAAETVEKGIRILDPDGHYLTLMEAQPN; encoded by the coding sequence ATGCTCGGTTCCTGTGGCTGGGTCGCGCTGGAGGCCAAACACCGCGAGCCGGTGGTCGATTTCTACCGCACCGATCTCGACCTGCCGGTCGTCAGGCGGACCGAAACCGAGACGGTACTGGACGCTGGCGACACCGAACTCGTGATCCGCCGACCGGGCGCGGTCCCGCGAGGCGGCGTCCACACACATTACGCGTTCTCGATCCCCTCCGGGGAGTACGAGACGTGGTGGAACCGTCTCGATTCGACCTTCGAGCTGGTCGAGGCAGTCTTCGGCGACGCACGCTCGCTCTATCTCGACGATCCGGCGGACAACTGCGTCGAGCTAGGTCAGCGCGACATCGCCGGGCCGGGAATCGACGGTATCTTCGAACTGGTCCTGGAGGTCGCGGACCTAGAGCGGGCCACCGGATTCTACACCGATCTGGGGTTCGAAGTCGTCGACCGTGGTGACGAACGGCGGCGGATTCGCCTGACGACTGGCGAACTTGACCTGGAGCTGTGGGAACCGCAGTTGGGAATCGCCGATGGCCGCGGCGGCGTTCACGTCGACTGGGGGCTGCGGACCGACGATCCCGGCAGAGTGATCGATCGGGTTCGAGAGCGCACACGTGCGGCCGAAACAGTCGAAAAGGGGATCAGGATACTCGATCCGGACGGCCACTACCTGACGCTGATGGAAGCGCAGCCTAATTGA
- a CDS encoding TMEM165/GDT1 family protein, with protein sequence MSEWLAVVVAAATAQLAVLPGEKVQFIIAGLSTRYHPLLVVSAAGAAFAGWTAVEIWLGSALRGALPELYLELFTVVLFAVFAVLLVRSAPAPAAEPTTTDGGMTTASGELDVTLLGYDVPNSLGGFVPIFAMMAAGEVGDKTQLVTIGLAVEYGAHPGIWVGEMLAIVPVSLANAYFFHTFSHTFDLRKAHFFGAAIFAFFAADTVLAITTGFSVWETIVGTITGYASAAV encoded by the coding sequence GTGAGTGAGTGGCTCGCGGTCGTCGTCGCTGCCGCGACGGCCCAGCTCGCGGTGCTCCCGGGCGAGAAGGTGCAGTTCATCATCGCGGGGCTCTCGACGCGGTACCACCCGCTGCTCGTGGTTTCGGCGGCTGGCGCGGCCTTCGCGGGCTGGACGGCCGTCGAGATCTGGCTGGGGAGCGCGCTCAGAGGTGCGCTGCCGGAGCTGTATCTCGAACTGTTCACCGTGGTCCTGTTCGCGGTGTTCGCAGTCTTGCTCGTCCGTTCAGCACCGGCCCCGGCAGCCGAGCCGACGACGACTGACGGCGGAATGACGACGGCGAGTGGCGAGCTTGACGTGACGCTATTGGGCTACGACGTCCCGAACTCCCTCGGGGGATTCGTTCCGATCTTCGCGATGATGGCCGCAGGCGAAGTCGGCGACAAGACCCAACTCGTGACGATCGGCCTCGCCGTCGAGTACGGCGCACACCCCGGAATATGGGTCGGCGAGATGCTCGCGATCGTTCCCGTGAGCCTCGCCAATGCCTACTTCTTCCACACCTTCTCGCACACGTTCGACCTCCGGAAGGCACACTTCTTCGGTGCCGCGATCTTCGCTTTCTTCGCGGCCGACACCGTACTGGCGATCACGACCGGCTTCTCGGTCTGGGAGACGATCGTCGGTACGATCACCGGATACGCCTCGGCTGCGGTCTGA
- a CDS encoding twin-arginine translocase subunit TatC, producing the protein MSGALDEDTRRTIAGGREAAGQILRAAQRNLQQVFIVFVVSLVGTIILLQNYLWDALKDDLLTQEAEVVAVTPFEVILLQFKIGLIVGVILAIPTLLYLSRDALRRRGWLPKAPIARWKLAFIGLGVVTLFVVGIAYAYLLFFPIMFQFLIDTAVNSGFTPTYSITKWMEFIILLSLSFGIAAQLPLVMSTLAYAEIVPYETFRDRWKHAVFGLYAAGALFTPPDPITQLMWATPLVVLYAASLKFTRVVVTIKRSSDRMNFAAIARSRWNVIAGVSVVAFLAIYLFFTAGGIETLNETFGSSEYWPTLTPLGEYTGLQEEIAAGLVGTAVAIVVAIVVFYRFVSRELDALAPTAPASVGDPSEIDVSELDAAGVRAAPPEVFEEMSEDEAMGLASTAIEDNDPDKAEAILDRFDEAQERTEEAAEPTGTAEQPETTAETTELPAEEQRPPEAGPPPEERDTLPEDKYKDDSEQAASGSGEEGSGNVVTETTAGVVDAFTDDETTEEDIGGYYYDITFILESLTSKAFRIVGLFMLVLGGLFVWLYRGGIKQINDDFTARLPEGMRSEDVQTVALHPVEHLIFEIKFSALVAIAVTLPLIVYYAWPALKSRGLVTGDRRVLIVWGGSLVAGIALGSYVGYTQVAPAVISWLAQDALGANMVIAYRIKYYGWMVVYTTVGIGLLAEIPVTMLLFHFGGLISVESMWRRWREVTIAIFAFAAFISPSGIFTMLILAIPITLAFYLGLAVLWVLTFGGRSGGGGTVDEQVEEPA; encoded by the coding sequence ATGTCCGGCGCACTCGACGAAGACACACGTCGCACGATCGCTGGCGGTCGCGAAGCCGCTGGGCAGATTCTCAGAGCCGCCCAGCGCAATCTCCAGCAAGTCTTCATCGTCTTCGTCGTCTCGCTCGTCGGGACCATCATCCTCCTGCAGAACTACCTGTGGGACGCGCTCAAAGACGATCTCCTCACTCAGGAAGCCGAAGTCGTCGCCGTCACGCCGTTCGAAGTCATCCTCCTGCAGTTCAAGATCGGGCTCATCGTCGGTGTGATCCTCGCGATTCCGACGCTGCTATATCTCTCTCGGGACGCACTCCGGCGACGGGGCTGGTTGCCCAAAGCGCCGATCGCGCGCTGGAAGCTGGCGTTCATCGGTCTCGGCGTCGTCACGTTGTTCGTCGTCGGGATCGCCTACGCCTATCTTCTCTTTTTCCCGATCATGTTCCAGTTCCTCATCGACACGGCCGTGAACTCCGGCTTCACCCCCACCTATTCGATCACCAAGTGGATGGAGTTCATCATCCTGCTGTCGCTCTCTTTCGGGATCGCCGCCCAGCTCCCGCTCGTGATGAGTACGCTGGCCTACGCCGAGATCGTCCCCTACGAGACCTTTCGTGATCGCTGGAAACACGCCGTCTTCGGGCTCTACGCCGCCGGCGCGCTGTTCACCCCGCCGGACCCGATCACCCAGCTGATGTGGGCGACGCCGCTGGTCGTCCTCTACGCGGCGAGTCTGAAGTTTACCCGGGTCGTCGTGACGATCAAACGCAGCAGTGATCGGATGAATTTCGCCGCGATCGCACGGTCGCGCTGGAACGTCATCGCCGGCGTCTCGGTCGTCGCCTTCCTCGCGATCTATCTGTTCTTCACCGCCGGCGGGATCGAGACGTTGAACGAGACGTTCGGCTCCAGTGAGTACTGGCCGACGCTCACGCCGCTCGGTGAGTACACCGGTCTGCAAGAGGAGATCGCCGCCGGACTCGTCGGTACCGCGGTCGCGATTGTCGTCGCGATCGTCGTCTTCTACCGGTTCGTCTCCCGGGAACTAGATGCGCTGGCACCGACGGCGCCCGCGAGCGTCGGTGACCCCTCGGAGATCGACGTGAGCGAACTCGACGCCGCGGGCGTCCGGGCCGCTCCGCCGGAAGTGTTCGAGGAGATGAGCGAAGACGAGGCTATGGGGCTGGCTTCGACGGCCATAGAGGACAACGATCCCGACAAGGCAGAAGCGATCCTCGACCGCTTCGACGAGGCTCAGGAGAGAACCGAGGAAGCCGCCGAACCGACCGGGACCGCCGAACAGCCCGAGACGACCGCAGAGACAACCGAACTGCCGGCCGAGGAACAGCGCCCACCCGAAGCCGGCCCGCCGCCGGAGGAACGCGACACGCTGCCCGAAGACAAGTACAAGGACGACAGCGAGCAAGCCGCCAGCGGCAGTGGCGAGGAGGGCTCGGGCAACGTCGTCACCGAGACGACGGCGGGCGTGGTCGACGCCTTCACCGACGACGAGACGACCGAGGAGGACATCGGCGGCTACTACTACGACATCACGTTCATCCTGGAGTCGCTGACTTCCAAGGCCTTCAGGATCGTCGGCCTGTTCATGCTCGTGCTCGGTGGCCTGTTCGTCTGGCTCTATCGCGGCGGGATCAAGCAGATCAACGACGACTTCACCGCCCGCCTGCCTGAAGGCATGCGGAGCGAGGACGTCCAGACGGTGGCGCTGCATCCCGTCGAACACCTGATCTTCGAGATCAAGTTCAGCGCGCTCGTTGCCATCGCCGTGACGCTGCCGCTGATCGTCTACTACGCCTGGCCAGCGCTCAAATCGCGCGGGCTGGTCACTGGCGACCGACGCGTCCTGATCGTCTGGGGCGGGTCGCTCGTCGCCGGGATCGCCCTCGGGAGTTACGTCGGCTACACTCAGGTCGCGCCTGCTGTCATCTCCTGGCTGGCCCAGGACGCGCTCGGGGCGAACATGGTCATCGCCTACCGGATCAAGTACTACGGCTGGATGGTGGTCTATACGACCGTAGGAATCGGCCTCCTCGCCGAAATCCCGGTGACGATGCTGTTGTTCCACTTCGGCGGCCTGATCTCGGTCGAGTCGATGTGGCGACGCTGGCGCGAAGTGACCATCGCCATCTTCGCCTTTGCCGCGTTCATCTCTCCGAGCGGAATCTTCACGATGCTGATCCTCGCGATCCCGATCACGCTGGCATTCTATCTGGGGCTCGCCGTCCTGTGGGTCCTCACCTTCGGCGGCCGTAGCGGTGGTGGCGGAACCGTCGACGAACAGGTCGAAGAACCGGCCTGA
- the tatC gene encoding twin-arginine translocase subunit TatC, giving the protein MGEGETGGPDVPAEEPTVPAEPYEPDPDAGPPGGLEGAPDDQELPLTEHIEEMFSRLLKVLAVMALASAIVFPFAEEIINFLWYSYLEEATAQTCSGGVGIARDNACPRVYHPLGLILARLKVATLAGFVVALPMFVYQSYLFMRPGLYPRERRYYLASVPTSLVLAFVGLLFAHFVVLRAIFTYFMYYSQGAAEIAFSLEQTFELMVMMLGFFAIIFQIPLFIMLAIMMGVTTRQWLASRRLYFWAGFATIAFIFNPDPTGMAPFVVTATMIALFEGTLAMLYWTREGALAPTLENATAARPLVWGAAALGGYVASGLPLPESYFGYLPTAAVDALASIGVLTYLPAIVALLIVGLFEGTILLLKRYPSRRTYRIRLAMYRVRLLVWIGAVAVGYFANRRPPLLAEAASIEFPTIQVGAAVLGVVAVYELLLAIWRWRAGRQSEPNRPGR; this is encoded by the coding sequence ATGGGCGAGGGCGAGACTGGCGGCCCGGACGTGCCGGCCGAAGAGCCGACGGTCCCGGCCGAGCCGTACGAGCCTGACCCCGACGCGGGTCCGCCCGGCGGACTCGAAGGCGCGCCCGACGATCAGGAACTCCCGCTGACCGAGCACATCGAGGAGATGTTCAGCCGGCTGCTGAAGGTGCTGGCCGTCATGGCACTCGCCAGCGCGATCGTCTTCCCCTTCGCCGAGGAGATCATCAACTTCCTGTGGTACTCCTATCTCGAAGAAGCGACAGCCCAGACCTGTTCAGGCGGCGTCGGCATCGCGAGAGATAACGCCTGTCCTCGCGTCTATCACCCGCTGGGGCTGATCCTCGCTCGCCTGAAGGTCGCGACCCTGGCGGGGTTCGTCGTCGCGCTCCCGATGTTCGTCTACCAGAGCTACCTCTTCATGCGACCCGGGCTGTACCCGCGTGAGCGCCGGTACTACCTGGCGTCGGTCCCGACGAGTCTCGTGCTCGCATTCGTCGGGCTGCTGTTCGCGCACTTCGTCGTCCTGCGGGCGATATTCACGTACTTCATGTACTACTCCCAGGGCGCGGCAGAGATCGCGTTCAGTCTCGAACAGACCTTCGAGCTGATGGTGATGATGCTCGGGTTCTTCGCGATCATCTTCCAGATTCCGCTCTTCATCATGCTCGCGATCATGATGGGCGTGACGACCAGACAGTGGCTCGCCTCTCGGCGGTTGTACTTCTGGGCCGGCTTCGCCACCATCGCATTCATTTTCAATCCCGATCCGACCGGGATGGCACCCTTCGTCGTCACGGCGACGATGATCGCGCTGTTCGAGGGCACTCTCGCCATGCTGTACTGGACCCGCGAGGGCGCGCTCGCACCCACTCTGGAGAACGCGACGGCGGCCCGGCCGCTGGTGTGGGGCGCAGCCGCTCTCGGTGGGTACGTCGCCAGTGGCCTGCCGCTGCCGGAAAGCTACTTCGGGTACCTTCCCACGGCGGCCGTCGACGCGCTGGCCTCGATCGGCGTCCTCACGTACCTGCCGGCGATCGTGGCCCTGCTGATCGTCGGACTGTTCGAGGGGACGATCCTCCTGCTCAAGCGCTATCCGAGTCGGCGGACCTACCGCATTCGACTGGCGATGTACCGAGTGCGACTTCTGGTCTGGATCGGCGCGGTCGCCGTGGGCTACTTCGCCAACCGCCGGCCGCCGCTGCTCGCGGAAGCGGCGTCGATCGAGTTCCCGACGATCCAGGTCGGGGCGGCCGTCCTCGGCGTCGTCGCCGTCTACGAACTCCTGCTGGCGATCTGGCGCTGGCGGGCCGGTCGGCAGTCCGAACCGAACCGCCCCGGGCGGTAA
- the larE gene encoding ATP-dependent sacrificial sulfur transferase LarE, with protein MSADLAPAVANKLDAARADLAGYDGVLIAFSGGVDSSVVAAIAEDALGSDAVACTARSETLPAEELDDARRVAGEIGIRHEETTFSELDSQEFAANDDQRCYHCRSMRLSAMFDRARDLGIETVCDGTNADDPGEGHRPGLQAVDELDAYSPLLAHDISKEEVREIARHYDLSVADKPSMACLSSRIPTGLEVTEEKLSRIEKAERLLRTWGFEQFRVRDHDGLARIEVGEDELDVALDPDFVRAAREHLKDCGFEHVTLDLHGYRTGSVSPADSDTEDDLLDVEYPRSE; from the coding sequence ATGTCCGCGGATCTCGCTCCTGCTGTCGCGAACAAGCTCGACGCCGCACGGGCCGATCTGGCCGGCTACGACGGCGTCCTGATCGCCTTTTCGGGTGGCGTCGACTCCAGCGTCGTCGCCGCTATCGCCGAGGATGCCCTCGGGAGCGACGCCGTCGCGTGTACCGCTCGAAGCGAAACCCTGCCCGCCGAGGAACTCGACGACGCCCGGCGCGTGGCCGGAGAGATCGGTATCCGCCACGAGGAGACCACCTTCTCGGAACTCGATAGTCAAGAATTCGCCGCAAACGACGACCAGCGCTGCTATCACTGCCGATCGATGCGACTGTCGGCGATGTTCGACCGCGCCCGCGACCTCGGAATCGAGACCGTCTGTGACGGCACGAACGCCGACGACCCCGGCGAGGGCCACCGCCCCGGCCTGCAGGCCGTCGACGAACTCGACGCGTACTCGCCGCTGCTGGCTCACGACATCAGCAAAGAGGAGGTCCGTGAGATCGCTCGTCACTACGACCTCTCTGTGGCCGACAAACCCTCGATGGCCTGCCTCTCCTCGCGGATTCCCACGGGGTTGGAGGTTACCGAGGAGAAACTCTCACGGATCGAGAAGGCCGAACGCCTCCTGCGAACCTGGGGGTTCGAGCAATTTCGAGTGCGCGATCACGACGGGCTTGCGCGGATCGAAGTCGGCGAGGACGAACTCGACGTCGCGCTCGACCCCGACTTCGTCCGAGCGGCCCGCGAGCACCTCAAGGACTGCGGGTTCGAGCACGTGACGCTGGATCTGCACGGTTACCGAACGGGCAGCGTGAGCCCCGCGGACAGCGACACCGAGGACGATCTTCTCGACGTCGAGTATCCCCGTTCGGAGTAG
- the azf gene encoding NAD-dependent glucose-6-phosphate dehydrogenase Azf, protein MDDPVLLTGAGGRVGEAILDGLAEDYDWRLLLHSPPDEEPDHEYMIGDVTDEALVNAAVEGVSAIIHLAGDPRPEASWDSVLENNIDGTQKMYEAAVSEGVEKFVYASSNHAVGAFETETRTPEMYRPEDDFLLDGTELPRPGNLYGVSKATGEVLGRYYHDTYGIDVCNVRIGNLTKNHPPIDYERGQAMWLSYPDCAHLHQCALEAEYDFEIVYGISDNDRKYYSIQHAREALGYDPQDNSAHFEGEEKVVDRN, encoded by the coding sequence ATGGACGATCCCGTTCTGCTCACGGGTGCTGGCGGCCGTGTCGGCGAGGCGATCCTCGACGGGCTCGCCGAGGACTACGACTGGCGACTGCTGTTGCACAGCCCCCCGGACGAGGAACCCGACCACGAGTACATGATCGGCGACGTCACCGACGAGGCGTTGGTCAACGCCGCCGTCGAGGGCGTTTCGGCGATCATCCACCTCGCTGGTGATCCCCGTCCGGAAGCCTCCTGGGACAGCGTCCTCGAGAACAACATCGACGGGACCCAGAAGATGTACGAGGCCGCCGTCTCCGAGGGCGTCGAGAAGTTCGTCTACGCCTCCTCGAACCACGCCGTCGGGGCCTTCGAGACCGAGACGCGCACCCCCGAGATGTACCGCCCCGAGGACGACTTTCTGCTCGACGGGACCGAACTCCCCCGCCCCGGCAACCTCTATGGCGTCTCCAAGGCGACGGGCGAGGTTCTGGGCCGATACTACCACGACACCTACGGGATCGACGTGTGTAACGTTCGGATCGGCAATCTCACCAAGAACCACCCGCCGATCGACTACGAGCGCGGCCAGGCCATGTGGCTCTCCTATCCCGACTGTGCCCACCTTCACCAGTGTGCCCTGGAAGCCGAGTACGACTTCGAGATCGTCTACGGCATCTCCGACAACGACCGGAAATACTACTCGATCCAGCACGCCCGCGAGGCGCTCGGCTACGACCCGCAGGACAACTCCGCACACTTCGAGGGCGAGGAGAAAGTCGTCGACAGAAACTGA
- the eif1A gene encoding translation initiation factor eIF-1A gives MSDDSGRKDLRMPDDDEVFAVVTNMLGANRVKVRCMDGKERTARIPGKMQKRIWIREDDVVLVEPWDWQDEKADITWRYEKQDADQLREEGHITD, from the coding sequence ATGAGCGACGACAGCGGGCGCAAGGATCTCCGCATGCCCGACGACGACGAGGTGTTCGCCGTCGTCACGAACATGCTGGGGGCCAACCGCGTGAAGGTCCGTTGCATGGATGGGAAAGAACGCACCGCGCGCATCCCGGGCAAGATGCAAAAGCGCATCTGGATCCGCGAGGACGACGTCGTGCTCGTCGAGCCCTGGGACTGGCAGGACGAGAAAGCCGACATCACCTGGCGCTACGAGAAACAGGACGCCGACCAGTTGCGCGAGGAAGGTCACATCACCGACTGA